In Leuconostoc kimchii IMSNU 11154, one genomic interval encodes:
- the dnaG gene encoding DNA primase, whose amino-acid sequence MASRIPEAFIAEVRQKVNIVDVIGQYTDLVKRGRQWTGSCPFHDDRHPSLFVEENKQVFNCFSCGRSGSVFSFVMEKEGLSYPEAILALAEQADMTVDSGISAGVNHQVDGTTQSIYQLHTAAQRLYQHILLNTTSGEQALAYLHDKRQLTDDIIKQFGIGFVPEDNALLSYAKDQNISPEIMTASELFITNAQGDLRDRFSGRIVWPIKTERGQVVGFSGRALNQDNKIKYMNSPESPFFTKGKILYNFDLAKNHIRQTNTVMIFEGFMDVISADMAGKSVGVATMGTALTREHVQQLARVAQRILLVYDGDEAGQNAARRSINLIREHAKNMDIGVVHLPDNLDPDEVRIQRGLKVLQQVLEQNIQTPVEFLVNAARSGKNLSNQVQYLSFLQEVMDTLKLATPVEQDIQLTRIANEFGTEKQALQAQLKQSIKQKPHQNRDRNTQDEYVMEPPVYHDNFEAEAPINVTINQTITQVEQAERALLMAMIKSPQVMLRVKETTGFAFLHSDYQLLMMLTNIYQAQNPGPFNLAQYMDFVQKPELNQKIMAMERTYGDLAIEKEAINDYLRIIMQDAPIETQIHKLQQLITIAKQQHDDTKLLQLMTELINIKKKQSQ is encoded by the coding sequence ATGGCAAGTAGAATTCCAGAAGCATTTATTGCTGAAGTGCGACAAAAAGTAAATATTGTTGACGTGATTGGTCAGTATACTGATCTTGTCAAGCGTGGTCGCCAATGGACTGGTTCTTGCCCGTTTCATGACGATCGACACCCGTCGTTATTTGTTGAAGAAAATAAGCAAGTATTTAACTGCTTTTCATGTGGTCGATCAGGATCTGTGTTCTCTTTTGTAATGGAGAAAGAAGGACTTAGTTATCCAGAAGCTATTTTGGCGTTAGCTGAGCAGGCTGATATGACAGTCGATAGTGGTATTTCTGCTGGCGTAAACCATCAGGTGGACGGCACAACACAGAGTATTTATCAATTACATACAGCAGCACAGCGTCTTTATCAGCATATACTACTTAACACAACGTCTGGGGAACAGGCATTAGCGTACCTTCATGATAAACGCCAACTAACTGATGACATCATTAAGCAGTTTGGCATTGGTTTTGTACCGGAAGATAATGCGTTGTTGAGTTATGCTAAAGATCAAAATATTTCTCCTGAAATTATGACGGCATCTGAGTTGTTTATAACCAATGCTCAGGGGGATTTGAGAGATCGCTTTTCTGGACGCATTGTTTGGCCAATTAAAACGGAACGTGGGCAAGTTGTTGGTTTTTCTGGGCGTGCCTTAAATCAGGATAATAAAATTAAATACATGAATAGTCCTGAAAGTCCATTTTTTACGAAGGGCAAAATTTTATATAATTTTGACTTAGCTAAAAACCACATTCGCCAGACAAATACAGTGATGATTTTTGAAGGGTTTATGGATGTTATCTCTGCTGACATGGCTGGTAAATCAGTTGGTGTTGCAACAATGGGAACTGCGTTGACACGTGAACATGTTCAGCAGTTGGCACGCGTTGCTCAGCGTATTTTGTTAGTATATGATGGTGATGAGGCAGGTCAAAACGCAGCACGCCGTTCCATCAATCTTATTCGCGAGCACGCTAAAAATATGGATATTGGTGTGGTCCATTTACCAGATAATCTCGACCCTGATGAAGTGCGTATTCAGCGTGGATTGAAAGTGTTACAACAGGTGCTAGAGCAAAACATTCAAACACCTGTTGAATTTTTAGTTAATGCAGCGCGTTCTGGTAAAAACCTCAGTAATCAAGTACAGTATCTATCTTTTTTACAAGAAGTGATGGACACATTAAAATTAGCGACACCAGTTGAGCAAGATATCCAATTAACACGTATCGCTAATGAATTTGGTACTGAAAAGCAGGCATTACAAGCACAGCTAAAGCAAAGTATTAAGCAAAAGCCACATCAAAATCGTGATCGTAATACACAAGACGAATATGTAATGGAACCGCCTGTCTATCATGATAATTTTGAAGCTGAAGCGCCCATAAATGTTACGATTAATCAAACCATCACGCAAGTCGAGCAAGCAGAACGGGCACTTTTGATGGCGATGATTAAGTCACCCCAGGTCATGTTGCGGGTGAAAGAAACGACAGGGTTTGCTTTTCTACATTCTGACTATCAACTGCTGATGATGTTAACAAATATTTATCAGGCACAAAATCCTGGCCCGTTTAACCTTGCACAATATATGGACTTTGTTCAAAAGCCAGAGTTAAATCAAAAAATCATGGCAATGGAGCGTACATATGGCGATCTAGCTATTGAGAAAGAAGCTATTAACGATTATTTACGTATTATTATGCAAGATGCGCCTATTGAGACACAAATCCATAAACTACAGCAACTCATTACTATCGCTAAGCAGCAACACGATGATACAAAGCTGTTACAGTTAATGACAGAATTGATTAATATCAAGAAAAAACAATCACAATGA